In Syntrophales bacterium, the following are encoded in one genomic region:
- a CDS encoding DEAD/DEAH box helicase — translation MIPSVLAQHVRQGVEDFLRTTFPVSTPFFNGLIENLFTEDGGIFKGPYLSIQLPFRQGKEGSDFFPKIPLNFTPFLHQEKAFERLSGMKPRSTIVATGTGSGKTECFLYPILEHCYRHRGEEGIKAVIIYPMNALATDQAGRIAKIIWNNENLRGHVTAGLYVGQSEREPSTRRVMSPDSIITNKDTMRLKPPDILLTNYKMLDYLLVRAKDFPLWKQNGETLRFLVVDELHTFDGAQGTDLACLLRRLKARLNTPQGFICCVGTSATLGGEAEQDSLLDYAGKIFGESFEESAIINELRLSAGEFLERSLISRIDIVPEDEKGKLDPESYDGYREYVRAQHKLWLGAEIPEEDFEKDEWRVDLCEKLRSHLFFQNLLKVLGGGTRGYDDILGELEKVTPEFQNAESSYKTNLLNSMLALISEARLWKDENENSTEPFLHVRLQYWLRELRRMVGEVSQNPRLRFADDLNEEQLQVHLPVVHCRECGSVGWTGLKRQHDSAVLTDLQSFYIGFFSDDPKVLFLFPEEGDIHKLGLDGDSYYFCTSCLHLTSQAKPENCPDCNHKDIIRVFAPNTRVRRKNRMIALHNCPFCGGVNSLTLIGSRAASLTSVAISQLFSSSFNDDKKLLTFSDSVQDAAHRAGFFAGRTYRFNFRSALQKFVFDEGKGQTLAELPGAFICYWSDRMDKNTYVATFLAPNMAWFRDYSYLEKNGRLPEGSTLRTYVDKRIEWEIYSEYGFSARIGRTLEKTGSSVAHVDTKLLDEITDLLLEMLRNEIGEMRGLDEMTLRRFLAGFCVHLKNHGAILHPVLKGYIESWGNTYRITQRHIKWMPNFGPSTRAPVFLTTKSDTRFDQLLSRSANRKTWYQSWADKCFTQINPLISAVTDRLYELVLKTLVDKELFEERQVRNDRVWGIKPEALRVSDQVIQFQCRRCSHNVSVSVSERDSWDGAPCLRFHCSGIYEEQEARADYYGKLYATGDVERVFAREHTGLLTREDREDLETRFKSGDGENRNPCNPNLLSCTPTLELGIDIGDLSSLILCSVPPAQANYLQRIGRAGRRDGNALNVTVANARPHDLYFFAEPEEMIAGRIDTPDVFLNASAVLERQLTAFCFDRWVESGITEAALPAKIGQVLSKLQPVDYRRFPHNFLRFIENSQTNLFDSFVEIFSETLTGESVEHLKVFVEGDSAWEDSLRYKIMTGLYTLHSERESLRKKIRTLNSKIRKKEKDPARDRKYEEDLGDLRREKGALQSLVSGINSRDTLNFFTDEGLIPNYAFPEAGVMLRSVIYRKKEQAQEGGRNYDVWTYEYERPAVSAIDELAPDSHFYAGGRKVKVDQVDMELSEVQTWRFCNDCSHMELLGKEEENPVCPRCGSALWSDEGQLRRMLRMRQVFATTSDRESRIEDDNDDRIPSFYNKQMMLDFEEQHITDAYKVDSEELPFGFEFLSKASFREINFGEKGEAGENVVIAGVELPRKGFVVCRQCGKVQDDKGKIGHAFTCTARDQESDKNLTDCVYLYREFSSEAIRMLLPVTTFAGSERKLHSFVAALQLGLKKKFGNNIYHLQTTVYEEPVPESTYRKKYLVLYDTIPGGTGYLKQLMRSEQPLLEVFDLALESLRTCTCNQDPGKDGCYRCLYAYRSSYHMAETSRDAAIELLSEILKHRDNLVKTETLRNVHVNALFDSELEVRFIEALRRTRMDDLPVTLSKELVNGKPGYFLKIGERAWYIEPQVNLGHGDNVSIASRADFIFYPARSQESVKPIVVFTDGFFFHKDRIGKDMAQRMAISHSNRYNVWSLTWKDVENRYRALSDYFRNYADPKGKPNDKNFDKFLKGFGIEKFRDIHRTDSFEWLVRYLSNPDEKAWQLYAFIHGLINLDPQGFSDPDVLKKWTAKLKKTLPEEMFELFKDVEDPCLYGLFEPEEQDNDAPLSLFVLADQEDVRQSNANEMKLACCLYDQVENRDRKYFENVWNGYLRLYNLFQFIPYAFFVTQEGLKGHAYDGIKIGEAPVVSDKETASDSWADICAVTGKELHTLLDTLAENGWPIPEVGYELVDNVGEIVATAELAWENKKIAFLQENELEYADAFEKAGWQVFSLTAVVDDPEAYIGLNKA, via the coding sequence ATGATTCCATCAGTATTAGCTCAACATGTCAGGCAAGGTGTTGAAGATTTTCTGCGCACCACCTTCCCTGTATCCACGCCTTTTTTCAACGGTCTTATAGAAAACCTGTTTACGGAAGATGGGGGGATTTTTAAAGGCCCCTATTTGTCTATCCAGTTGCCCTTCCGTCAGGGCAAAGAAGGGTCTGACTTTTTTCCGAAAATTCCCCTTAATTTTACTCCATTTCTTCATCAGGAAAAGGCATTTGAACGCCTCTCAGGCATGAAGCCGCGCTCGACTATCGTGGCAACGGGCACCGGATCCGGGAAAACGGAGTGTTTCCTTTACCCCATACTGGAGCATTGCTACAGGCACCGGGGAGAAGAAGGAATCAAGGCGGTCATTATATATCCCATGAATGCCCTGGCCACTGATCAGGCGGGGCGAATCGCAAAGATCATCTGGAATAATGAAAACCTCAGGGGACATGTTACTGCGGGTCTTTATGTCGGCCAGAGCGAACGTGAACCGAGCACGCGCAGGGTGATGAGTCCGGACAGCATCATTACAAACAAGGACACGATGCGCCTAAAACCGCCGGATATCCTGCTCACAAACTACAAGATGCTGGACTATCTCCTTGTGAGGGCGAAGGATTTCCCGCTTTGGAAACAAAACGGGGAGACTCTGCGCTTCCTGGTCGTGGATGAATTGCATACCTTCGACGGCGCACAGGGGACTGATCTGGCCTGTCTCTTGCGCCGCCTCAAGGCAAGACTGAATACACCGCAAGGTTTTATTTGCTGTGTCGGAACCTCGGCAACCCTGGGTGGCGAAGCTGAACAGGATAGCCTTCTGGATTATGCCGGAAAGATATTCGGTGAGTCCTTTGAAGAGAGTGCAATAATCAATGAACTGCGACTCAGCGCCGGGGAATTTTTGGAGCGAAGTCTCATTTCGCGAATCGATATTGTTCCTGAGGACGAAAAGGGCAAGCTCGATCCTGAGTCATACGATGGGTACAGAGAATATGTTCGGGCACAGCACAAACTGTGGCTTGGCGCAGAGATCCCTGAAGAAGATTTTGAAAAGGATGAATGGCGTGTTGATCTATGTGAAAAGCTTCGAAGTCACCTTTTCTTTCAGAACCTCCTCAAGGTGCTTGGTGGGGGTACTCGTGGTTATGATGATATTCTTGGTGAACTGGAAAAGGTAACACCCGAATTTCAGAATGCTGAGTCCAGCTATAAAACAAATCTTCTAAACAGCATGCTTGCGCTCATATCAGAGGCACGCTTATGGAAAGACGAAAACGAAAATTCTACAGAACCTTTCTTGCATGTCCGCTTGCAATACTGGCTGAGGGAACTGCGCCGGATGGTGGGAGAGGTATCCCAAAACCCCCGCCTGCGATTTGCGGATGACCTTAACGAAGAACAATTGCAGGTCCATTTGCCTGTTGTGCATTGTCGCGAGTGCGGAAGCGTTGGGTGGACCGGGTTGAAGCGGCAGCATGATTCCGCGGTGTTGACGGATCTTCAGTCCTTTTACATCGGGTTTTTCAGCGATGATCCCAAAGTGCTCTTTCTCTTTCCGGAGGAAGGGGATATCCATAAGCTTGGATTAGACGGCGATTCATACTATTTTTGTACTTCCTGCCTGCACCTTACCTCACAGGCGAAACCTGAAAATTGCCCTGATTGTAACCACAAAGATATTATCCGTGTTTTTGCCCCAAATACACGGGTACGTCGCAAAAACAGAATGATCGCTTTGCATAATTGTCCGTTTTGCGGAGGGGTCAACAGTCTTACTCTTATAGGTTCCAGGGCGGCGAGCCTGACCAGCGTAGCGATCTCACAGCTTTTTTCATCAAGCTTCAACGACGACAAAAAGCTGCTTACCTTTTCAGATTCTGTCCAGGATGCCGCTCACAGGGCCGGATTTTTTGCCGGGCGAACCTATCGATTTAATTTTCGAAGCGCTCTTCAGAAGTTTGTGTTTGATGAGGGTAAGGGTCAAACACTGGCTGAATTACCTGGCGCATTTATTTGTTACTGGTCCGACCGTATGGATAAAAATACCTACGTCGCCACCTTTTTAGCACCCAACATGGCATGGTTCCGGGACTATAGCTATCTGGAAAAAAATGGTCGCTTGCCGGAAGGTTCCACTTTACGCACTTATGTGGATAAACGTATAGAGTGGGAAATATACAGCGAGTATGGTTTCAGCGCGCGCATCGGCCGTACGCTGGAAAAAACGGGTTCTTCCGTGGCGCATGTCGACACGAAGCTTCTTGATGAAATAACAGACCTGCTTCTTGAGATGTTGCGAAACGAGATAGGAGAGATGCGTGGTCTCGATGAAATGACCCTCCGGCGCTTTCTCGCGGGCTTCTGTGTTCATCTTAAAAACCATGGGGCTATTCTGCATCCGGTACTAAAGGGCTATATTGAGAGCTGGGGGAATACTTACAGAATCACCCAACGACACATCAAATGGATGCCGAATTTTGGTCCCAGCACTCGGGCGCCGGTGTTTCTGACAACAAAGAGCGATACACGTTTTGATCAGCTATTAAGCAGATCAGCAAACCGAAAGACATGGTATCAATCCTGGGCAGATAAGTGTTTTACTCAGATCAATCCTCTGATCAGCGCCGTTACTGACAGGTTATATGAACTTGTTCTAAAGACATTGGTGGATAAAGAGCTGTTTGAAGAAAGACAGGTCAGGAATGATCGGGTGTGGGGGATAAAACCTGAGGCCTTGAGGGTCAGTGATCAGGTGATTCAGTTTCAATGTCGCCGTTGCAGCCACAACGTTTCAGTATCTGTTTCTGAACGGGATTCATGGGACGGCGCACCCTGTCTGCGTTTTCACTGTAGCGGCATTTATGAGGAGCAGGAGGCGCGTGCCGATTATTATGGAAAGCTATACGCAACAGGTGACGTAGAACGAGTATTCGCAAGAGAACACACGGGTTTGCTAACACGTGAAGACAGGGAGGATCTGGAAACACGATTCAAATCCGGTGACGGAGAAAACCGGAATCCCTGTAATCCAAATCTTCTTTCCTGTACGCCTACCCTTGAACTTGGGATTGATATCGGTGATCTCTCGTCGCTTATACTCTGTTCAGTTCCGCCGGCACAGGCCAATTATCTGCAGCGTATCGGCCGCGCGGGCCGCCGTGACGGAAATGCTCTGAATGTTACAGTGGCTAACGCAAGACCGCACGACCTGTACTTTTTTGCGGAACCCGAAGAAATGATTGCCGGTCGTATCGATACGCCGGATGTATTTTTGAACGCGTCGGCCGTTCTGGAGAGACAATTAACCGCGTTTTGTTTTGACCGCTGGGTGGAATCAGGCATTACCGAAGCTGCCTTACCCGCCAAGATTGGGCAGGTTTTAAGCAAGCTGCAGCCTGTTGATTATCGGAGATTCCCCCACAACTTTCTCCGCTTTATTGAAAACAGTCAGACCAATTTGTTTGATAGTTTTGTAGAGATATTTTCAGAAACGCTAACCGGTGAGTCTGTTGAGCACTTAAAGGTTTTTGTTGAAGGGGATAGCGCATGGGAGGACAGCCTGCGATACAAGATCATGACAGGTCTTTACACCCTTCATTCTGAACGTGAATCCCTGCGCAAGAAGATCCGTACCCTGAACAGCAAGATACGTAAAAAAGAAAAAGACCCTGCCAGGGATCGCAAATATGAAGAGGATCTTGGTGATCTGAGGCGTGAAAAAGGCGCCCTTCAGTCTCTTGTTTCCGGGATTAATAGCCGTGACACATTGAATTTTTTCACCGACGAAGGACTCATTCCAAATTACGCGTTTCCGGAGGCAGGTGTAATGCTGCGCTCAGTTATTTATAGGAAAAAGGAGCAGGCACAGGAAGGCGGTAGAAATTACGATGTCTGGACCTACGAGTACGAAAGGCCTGCGGTAAGCGCGATCGATGAGCTGGCCCCGGACAGCCACTTTTATGCCGGTGGGCGCAAGGTTAAGGTGGATCAGGTAGATATGGAGCTGTCGGAGGTGCAAACATGGCGTTTTTGCAACGACTGCTCTCACATGGAATTGCTCGGGAAAGAGGAGGAAAACCCCGTTTGTCCCCGTTGTGGAAGCGCTCTCTGGTCAGACGAAGGACAACTGCGCAGGATGCTTCGTATGAGACAGGTATTCGCAACGACATCTGATCGGGAAAGTCGAATAGAAGATGATAATGACGACAGAATACCAAGTTTTTATAACAAGCAGATGATGCTCGATTTCGAGGAACAACACATTACGGATGCCTATAAGGTGGACAGCGAAGAGCTGCCTTTTGGTTTCGAGTTTCTGTCGAAGGCATCTTTTCGGGAGATCAACTTTGGGGAGAAAGGCGAGGCCGGTGAAAATGTGGTTATAGCCGGGGTGGAACTTCCCAGAAAGGGGTTTGTCGTTTGCCGGCAATGTGGAAAAGTGCAGGATGATAAAGGAAAAATTGGACATGCGTTCACATGCACCGCGCGTGATCAGGAGTCGGATAAAAACCTGACCGATTGTGTGTATCTTTACAGGGAGTTTTCATCTGAAGCAATACGGATGTTGCTGCCCGTCACCACTTTTGCGGGATCCGAACGTAAACTGCATTCCTTCGTCGCGGCGCTACAGCTCGGTCTCAAGAAAAAATTCGGCAACAACATATATCATCTGCAGACTACTGTTTATGAGGAACCCGTTCCCGAATCAACATATAGAAAGAAATATCTGGTTCTGTACGACACAATTCCGGGTGGTACAGGATACCTGAAACAGCTTATGAGATCGGAACAACCTTTATTGGAAGTTTTCGATCTGGCACTGGAATCGCTTCGGACCTGCACATGCAATCAGGATCCCGGGAAGGATGGATGTTATCGATGTCTTTACGCATACCGCAGCAGCTATCACATGGCAGAGACCTCGCGGGATGCTGCAATAGAATTACTGTCTGAAATCCTGAAGCATAGGGATAATCTGGTCAAAACAGAAACTCTCAGAAACGTGCATGTAAATGCCCTGTTTGATAGTGAGCTTGAGGTGCGCTTTATAGAAGCACTCCGTCGTACGCGTATGGATGATCTGCCGGTGACTCTGAGTAAGGAACTGGTAAACGGTAAACCGGGATACTTTCTCAAAATAGGAGAACGTGCATGGTATATTGAGCCGCAGGTGAATCTCGGCCATGGAGATAATGTCAGCATCGCGAGCCGTGCGGATTTTATATTTTATCCGGCACGATCGCAGGAGAGTGTCAAACCAATAGTTGTTTTTACAGACGGATTCTTTTTTCACAAGGACCGCATTGGTAAGGATATGGCCCAGCGCATGGCCATTTCCCATAGCAACCGGTATAATGTGTGGTCATTGACTTGGAAGGATGTGGAAAACAGGTATCGTGCCCTTTCCGACTATTTCAGAAACTACGCAGATCCTAAAGGAAAACCAAACGATAAAAACTTTGATAAATTCTTGAAAGGCTTTGGGATCGAGAAATTCAGGGATATTCACAGGACTGACAGCTTTGAGTGGTTGGTACGTTATCTGTCGAACCCCGATGAAAAGGCCTGGCAGCTATATGCATTTATTCATGGCTTGATAAACCTTGACCCTCAAGGCTTTTCCGATCCGGATGTATTGAAGAAATGGACGGCAAAGCTCAAGAAGACCTTGCCCGAAGAAATGTTTGAACTTTTCAAGGATGTTGAAGATCCGTGTCTATATGGTCTTTTTGAGCCTGAGGAGCAGGACAATGATGCGCCTTTGAGCCTTTTTGTTTTAGCCGACCAGGAAGATGTCCGGCAAAGTAATGCTAACGAAATGAAATTAGCGTGTTGTTTATACGACCAAGTCGAAAATAGAGACCGGAAATATTTTGAGAATGTTTGGAATGGTTATCTTCGACTCTACAATTTGTTTCAGTTTATTCCATACGCCTTCTTTGTTACACAGGAGGGTCTGAAGGGTCACGCTTACGATGGAATTAAGATCGGAGAAGCGCCCGTCGTATCGGACAAAGAGACCGCAAGTGATTCCTGGGCGGACATTTGTGCCGTAACAGGTAAGGAACTTCACACTTTGCTTGATACTTTAGCTGAGAATGGGTGGCCGATACCGGAAGTCGGATACGAATTGGTTGATAACGTTGGTGAGATTGTGGCAACCGCTGAATTAGCCTGGGAAAACAAAAAAATTGCCTTTCTTCAGGAAAATGAACTCGAATATGCAGATGCATTTGAGAAAGCCGGCTGGCAGGTCTTTTCATTGACCGCGGTCGTTGATGATCCTGAGGCATATATCGGTTTAAACAAAGCATGA
- a CDS encoding helix-turn-helix domain-containing protein, protein MDITKLLKAGESETVEFKAGFNKETIETAVAFSNTRGGVIIIGVDNQGNIKGVDIGNETLKDWANRISQNTEPTVIPDIKSDKIKGRRIAIIEVQEFPLKPVATKGRCFRRMQSSNRQMSPQEIAQMHLLTAGSSWDTLPARNTSLNDIDLEKVDEFIKLSSATGRRNFKKGVNPAEILEKLDLVKEGVPTWASILLFGKRPQSLLIQAQVHCGRFRTNIEIIDDRLFGGTIIGQIDETLEFLRKHINVRFIITGKSRREEIWDYPLEALREAVVNSICHRDYNDTPDIQIKIFDDSIQIWNPGPLPFGITLEDLYRPEHSSRPRNKLIAQVFYDLSIIERYGSGIQRMIIACEKAGLPKPEFQEVSGGFMVTLRKDTFEEGYFDKFGLNDRQLKACLYITEKGRITNREYREINGIKQRLASNELKGMVEKKVLERLGTTGRGTYYVLRKKHEPQ, encoded by the coding sequence ATGGATATCACAAAATTGCTGAAGGCTGGCGAATCTGAAACCGTTGAATTTAAAGCCGGGTTCAACAAGGAAACCATTGAAACGGCTGTTGCATTTTCAAATACCCGTGGTGGTGTAATTATCATCGGCGTGGACAATCAGGGCAATATCAAAGGCGTGGACATAGGTAACGAAACGTTAAAAGATTGGGCAAATCGAATCTCTCAAAACACAGAGCCTACTGTTATCCCTGATATCAAATCGGATAAAATTAAGGGCAGAAGGATTGCCATTATTGAGGTGCAGGAATTTCCGTTAAAACCGGTGGCCACAAAAGGACGTTGCTTTAGGAGGATGCAAAGCAGTAACCGACAAATGTCACCACAGGAGATTGCTCAAATGCATCTGTTAACTGCCGGTAGTAGCTGGGATACATTACCGGCCAGGAATACCAGCCTGAACGATATTGATCTTGAAAAGGTTGATGAGTTTATCAAGTTGTCCTCAGCCACGGGGAGGAGAAATTTTAAAAAAGGTGTAAACCCTGCTGAAATCCTTGAAAAATTGGACCTCGTCAAAGAGGGTGTTCCCACATGGGCTTCCATTCTCCTTTTTGGCAAACGTCCTCAATCCCTATTGATTCAGGCACAAGTACATTGTGGCCGATTTAGGACAAATATAGAAATAATTGATGACAGGCTGTTTGGAGGAACCATCATTGGACAGATAGATGAAACATTGGAGTTTCTTCGAAAGCATATAAATGTTCGATTTATTATTACCGGAAAATCACGTAGAGAGGAAATATGGGACTATCCACTGGAGGCATTGCGCGAGGCGGTAGTCAATTCCATATGCCACCGAGATTACAACGACACCCCTGATATTCAGATAAAAATCTTTGATGATTCTATTCAGATATGGAACCCCGGTCCGCTGCCTTTTGGTATTACGCTGGAAGATCTTTATCGACCGGAACATTCATCCAGACCCAGAAATAAGCTGATTGCTCAGGTATTTTATGATCTTAGCATAATAGAACGGTATGGCAGCGGTATTCAAAGAATGATAATCGCCTGTGAAAAAGCAGGACTCCCAAAACCTGAATTTCAGGAAGTTAGCGGGGGGTTCATGGTTACACTGAGGAAGGATACTTTTGAGGAAGGATATTTTGACAAATTTGGACTGAATGATCGGCAATTAAAAGCATGCCTTTATATCACTGAGAAGGGAAGGATAACAAACAGGGAATACAGGGAGATTAACGGAATAAAGCAGAGACTTGCCTCTAATGAACTTAAAGGCATGGTTGAGAAGAAAGTTCTGGAAAGATTAGGAACAACGGGCAGAGGCACGTACTATGTCCTACGCAAAAAGCACGAGCCGCAATAA